In the Anaerolineae bacterium genome, CAGGCGGTGATGGCGTCGGCGGAGATGGAGACGCCGCGGCTGGTGATGAATATGGCGTTGAGTGTGAGGAGGGGAGCCTCCTGGAGGAGGGTGTCTTTGAGGCGCACCTGGATGCGCTCGGAGTGTTTGCCGACGAAGGCTCCCCATTGGTCGACGATCAGGTATGTGAGGTCCATGCCGGCCCTACTTTTTGGGCAGTGTCAGAGCTTTGTCCAAGCGCATGTTGGGGGCTTTCCAGTTGGTACCAGCCGTTGCCCTTGACGGCGTCCTTGCCGACGTGGGTGAATTGTCCCCAGATCAGCCAGGGGAGGAAGGGTTGCCACTCAGGGGCTTCGTATACGGCGGTGCCGACGAAGCCCCCGAGTGGTGTGGCTCGACCCAATCGGGTGGAGTAGCTTTCCAGTTCGACCCAATGGGTGTGGTCCCGAACCAGATGCACCTGTTCCGCCTGGCTGATCAGGCTGGGGAAATCTGCTTGCAGTGGGGTGTCAGAGAACTCACGGGCGAGTGCGCTGAGCCGTTCCAGGAGGCGTTGGAACAGTGGCCGGAACAGGGGTCGTTTGACCAGGTTTTTTTGGTCCACAATGCGGGTGGGGGTGAGGAACCGGATGGTCAGACGAGTCGAATGGAATTCTCCCGCCCGCTGGATGATCTGTGGGTGGGTGATGGGGATATCCGGCAACTGCACCATATGTTCGCCTGCCTGAAGGATTGGCTGACACTCGCCCGTGAGGGGGTTGACCGCTGTCACCGCCTGGATGCGGAAGGTGCCCCGACGCTGACGGTTCTCCGGGAG is a window encoding:
- the cas6 gene encoding CRISPR system precrRNA processing endoribonuclease RAMP protein Cas6, encoding MDHFTAHLVQVEVEVVTPLALNPHKGSSLRGAIFHALLNRFCMNRHAQLCAECPLVAGCPVAFLVSTMRPESERGRDVPRPYAIRPPLDRSTRYEPGDRFSFGLTLFAQALNLFPYIILVLDEMGRAGLGLKLPENRQRRGTFRIQAVTAVNPLTGECQPILQAGEHMVQLPDIPITHPQIIQRAGEFHSTRLTIRFLTPTRIVDQKNLVKRPLFRPLFQRLLERLSALAREFSDTPLQADFPSLISQAEQVHLVRDHTHWVELESYSTRLGRATPLGGFVGTAVYEAPEWQPFLPWLIWGQFTHVGKDAVKGNGWYQLESPQHALGQSSDTAQKVGPAWTSHT